A stretch of Exiguobacterium sp. BMC-KP DNA encodes these proteins:
- a CDS encoding HAD hydrolase-like protein — MTHYIFDMDGTLFQTNAVLARALEDVFHDLRQEGRWEGETPLALYQQIMGVSLPEVWKTLLPDFSAADQQAADLKFRRSLEQAVEAGHGQLYPGTVELLARLKQVGHRVFIASNGWPSYLSAIVSTYGLEAYIDHVYSIEDIASGDKSALVREICQTHDITSGYVVGDRLSDFKAAHANGLVAIGCQFDFAQEQELAVADRVVQELRAVY; from the coding sequence ATGACTCACTATATTTTTGATATGGATGGTACGCTGTTTCAAACGAATGCCGTACTGGCTCGTGCGTTAGAAGACGTCTTTCATGATTTACGACAGGAGGGGCGCTGGGAAGGCGAGACACCTCTCGCCCTCTATCAGCAAATCATGGGTGTATCGTTACCAGAGGTCTGGAAGACGTTGCTGCCGGATTTTTCAGCCGCAGACCAACAGGCTGCAGATCTCAAGTTTCGGCGCAGCTTAGAGCAGGCAGTCGAAGCGGGGCATGGTCAGCTTTATCCGGGAACAGTGGAGTTACTGGCTCGCCTAAAACAAGTTGGTCACCGAGTCTTTATCGCTAGTAACGGTTGGCCATCCTACTTATCAGCAATCGTGAGCACATATGGACTTGAAGCGTATATTGATCATGTCTATAGCATTGAAGATATCGCTTCAGGTGATAAATCCGCACTAGTCCGTGAAATTTGTCAGACGCATGATATTACATCAGGCTATGTTGTCGGTGACCGGTTGTCTGATTTCAAAGCGGCACATGCGAACGGATTGGTTGCGATCGGTTGTCAGTTCGATTTTGCGCAAGAGCAGGAACTGGCTGTCGCTGATCGTGTCGTCCAAGAGTTAAGGGCTGTCTACTAA
- a CDS encoding MFS transporter, producing MKFRKEKVNVVDMKQTKKSVYATGIGNAMEWFDFGLYSYLAIIISQNFFSAVENDELKLVFTFATFAIAFLMRPIGGIVFGRIGDRLGRKVVLTTTIVMMAGSTLIIGLLPTYDQIGIWAPILLLLARILQGFSTGGEYAGAMVYIAESSPDNKRSALGSGLEIGTLGGYILASLLATTLFVTLSDDQMASWGWRIPFILGAPLGLFGLYLRRHLDESPIFENEINENTEEPATFREILRDHKRDIIVCFIAVAFFNITNYMLLSYMPSYLNEVIGMSSSTSTILITGVMVIMIPLAYFFGKLSDKKGNRKIVLFALAGLSLLSIVSFFLIGLKPLLFVGIGIFILGFFLAIFEGTMPSLLPSIFYTDVRYRTLSVTFNVSVSIFGGTTPLVSTWLVHTTQNPLAPAFYLTAVSVIGFVTFFFFFKNTAGKALKGSHPTVSSEKEVSTIAKKPEDALWWAE from the coding sequence ATGAAATTCAGAAAAGAAAAAGTCAATGTCGTCGACATGAAGCAAACCAAAAAAAGTGTCTACGCGACCGGAATTGGGAATGCGATGGAATGGTTCGATTTTGGTCTTTATTCCTATCTCGCAATCATCATCAGTCAAAACTTCTTTAGTGCTGTTGAAAATGATGAACTGAAGCTTGTCTTTACATTTGCGACGTTTGCGATCGCTTTTTTAATGCGACCAATCGGCGGAATCGTCTTTGGACGAATTGGAGATCGACTCGGACGAAAGGTCGTCTTGACGACAACGATTGTCATGATGGCTGGATCGACACTCATCATCGGGTTATTACCAACCTATGACCAAATCGGGATTTGGGCACCGATTCTATTATTGTTAGCCCGTATCCTGCAAGGTTTTTCAACAGGTGGTGAATACGCCGGCGCAATGGTCTATATCGCCGAATCGTCACCCGACAATAAACGAAGCGCTCTCGGAAGTGGACTTGAAATCGGGACACTCGGTGGGTATATCTTAGCGTCGTTACTCGCAACAACGCTTTTCGTCACATTATCAGATGATCAAATGGCATCGTGGGGATGGCGTATCCCATTCATTCTTGGAGCACCACTCGGTTTGTTTGGCCTCTACTTACGTCGCCACTTGGATGAATCACCGATCTTCGAAAACGAAATTAATGAGAATACGGAAGAACCTGCGACATTCCGCGAAATCCTTCGTGATCATAAACGTGATATTATCGTTTGCTTCATCGCTGTCGCCTTCTTCAATATTACGAACTATATGCTCTTATCGTACATGCCATCGTACCTCAATGAAGTCATCGGCATGTCAAGCTCGACAAGTACGATCTTAATTACCGGTGTTATGGTGATCATGATTCCACTCGCTTATTTCTTCGGGAAACTAAGTGATAAAAAAGGGAATCGTAAAATCGTCTTGTTCGCACTAGCAGGTCTATCATTACTATCCATCGTATCGTTCTTCTTGATTGGACTAAAACCACTCTTGTTCGTCGGAATCGGTATCTTCATCCTCGGTTTCTTCCTGGCGATCTTTGAAGGTACGATGCCAAGTCTACTGCCAAGTATCTTTTATACAGATGTTCGTTACCGGACGCTTTCCGTCACATTCAACGTCTCGGTTTCAATCTTTGGTGGTACGACGCCACTTGTGTCAACATGGCTCGTCCATACGACTCAAAATCCGCTTGCTCCTGCCTTTTATTTAACGGCAGTCAGTGTCATCGGATTCGTCACGTTCTTCTTCTTCTTTAAAAATACAGCCGGTAAAGCACTCAAAGGGTCGCATCCAACTGTATCCAGTGAAAAAGAAGTTTCAACAATTGCGAAAAAACCGGAAGATGCCCTCTGGTGGGCAGAGTAA